A single window of Bacteroidales bacterium DNA harbors:
- a CDS encoding GNAT family N-acetyltransferase gives MEKFIIQVATDKHLHFAEIISKCMEDSSKVKGAGIAKRTPEYLIEKMKRNMAVIATNERRQWAGFCYIETFSNELYVANSGLIVAPEFRKSGLAKMIKKKIFNLSLEKYPNAKIFGLATGLAVMKINSELGYKPVTYSELTKDYQFWKGCESCTNYDVLTGKQWENCLCTAMIFDPAVELKNKNDNKENNFIKNIKLYERWMRFKINMLLQNKNKHD, from the coding sequence ATGGAAAAATTTATTATTCAGGTTGCAACCGACAAGCACTTGCATTTTGCAGAAATAATAAGCAAGTGTATGGAGGATTCTTCGAAAGTTAAAGGAGCGGGAATAGCAAAACGAACTCCTGAATATTTAATAGAAAAAATGAAACGGAATATGGCAGTAATTGCCACAAACGAACGTAGACAATGGGCTGGTTTTTGTTACATAGAAACATTCAGCAATGAATTATATGTTGCAAATTCAGGATTGATAGTTGCTCCCGAATTCAGAAAAAGCGGTTTGGCAAAAATGATTAAAAAGAAAATTTTCAATCTTTCGTTAGAAAAATATCCGAATGCAAAAATATTCGGACTTGCAACGGGCTTGGCTGTTATGAAAATCAACTCCGAATTAGGATATAAACCTGTTACTTATTCCGAGTTGACAAAAGATTATCAGTTCTGGAAAGGTTGCGAAAGTTGCACAAATTACGATGTTCTTACCGGAAAGCAATGGGAAAATTGCCTCTGTACCGCAATGATTTTCGACCCTGCCGTAGAATTAAAAAATAAAAATGACAACAAAGAAAATAATTTCATAAAAAACATAAAACTTTATGAACGTTGGATGAGGTTTAAAATAAACATGCTCCTGCAAAATAAAAACAAGCATGATTAG